One part of the Fundidesulfovibrio soli genome encodes these proteins:
- a CDS encoding agmatine deiminase family protein, whose amino-acid sequence MTASSPAADAFRLPAEWEPHAATWLAWPKNREDWPGKFHPIGWVYGEITRKLARYETVRVIVDDAAQEAKARRVLEKVDANLKNVRFHHIPTDRGWTRDMLPAFTVDAARANARAVCFGFTGWAKYPNHLLDAQVAQAVARELGLEAAAPERDGRRVVLEGGGIDCNGQGAMLTTEECFLDPITQTRNPGMNAAQYEAVFREHLGVTQVIWLGQGIAGDDTHGHVDDLCRFVARDKVLLCKENDPADANYRILEENRERLEGVRLEDGSKLEVVPLPMPEPLYFDGVRVPASYANFYIANGTVLVPTFNDPQDRTALGIIAECFPDRAVTGIHAVDLVWGFGTLHCLTHEQPAAGKHK is encoded by the coding sequence AGAACCGGGAGGACTGGCCCGGCAAGTTCCACCCCATCGGCTGGGTCTACGGTGAAATCACGCGCAAGCTGGCCCGCTACGAGACCGTGCGCGTCATCGTGGACGACGCAGCGCAGGAGGCCAAGGCCCGCCGCGTGCTGGAGAAGGTGGACGCCAACCTGAAGAACGTGCGCTTCCACCACATCCCCACGGACCGTGGCTGGACCCGCGACATGCTCCCCGCCTTCACCGTGGACGCGGCGCGCGCCAACGCCAGGGCGGTCTGCTTCGGCTTCACCGGCTGGGCCAAGTACCCCAACCACCTGCTGGACGCCCAGGTGGCCCAGGCCGTGGCCCGTGAACTGGGCCTGGAGGCAGCCGCACCCGAGCGGGACGGCAGGCGCGTGGTGCTGGAGGGCGGCGGCATCGACTGCAACGGCCAGGGGGCCATGCTCACCACCGAGGAATGCTTTCTGGACCCCATCACCCAGACCCGCAATCCGGGCATGAACGCGGCCCAGTACGAGGCCGTGTTCCGCGAGCACCTGGGCGTCACGCAGGTGATCTGGCTGGGCCAGGGCATCGCGGGCGACGACACCCACGGCCACGTGGACGACCTCTGCCGCTTCGTGGCGCGGGACAAGGTCCTGCTCTGCAAGGAGAACGACCCGGCCGACGCCAACTACCGCATCCTGGAGGAGAACAGGGAGCGCCTGGAAGGCGTGCGCCTGGAGGACGGCTCCAAGCTGGAAGTCGTGCCCCTGCCCATGCCCGAGCCCCTGTATTTCGATGGCGTGCGTGTGCCCGCCAGCTACGCCAACTTCTACATCGCCAACGGCACCGTGCTGGTGCCCACCTTCAACGACCCGCAGGACCGCACCGCCCTGGGCATCATCGCGGAGTGTTTCCCGGACCGCGCGGTCACGGGCATCCACGCGGTGGACCTGGTCTGGGGCTTCGGCACCCTGCACTGCCTCACCCACGAGCAGCCAGCGGCTGGCAAGCACAAATAG
- a CDS encoding FUSC family protein, with translation MKLPIPNQSHFRHGLKTAGAAVSAYAITELLNLPQGYWAVVSVIVVMQTNLGGSLRAGLNRIMGTALGAIMGALALGLLGTHPAALGLETGLCILVCAYFIHLHESFRMAGMTAAIVILMGNQGHSIAWVASARFFEITVGVCVALFFTAFVWPSRAGRQLKAGVVSALHDEAALYSILLSCRRGQDCDPGEEAAAIAKLEKTRERNHLLLEEAKREPAGLAVREQITVSLFNFTERIAEHLLSMEHAVHHDELEELHGFVAREMDLLAQTTITAMTRLALAIGADRHPGPVDDVLRAIAEAEDALSRLRMERVLPGYTLEVVMRFFSYYYNMREVAVELAGMAGRAALLDER, from the coding sequence CTACTGGGCCGTGGTCAGCGTCATCGTGGTCATGCAGACCAACCTGGGCGGCTCGCTGCGCGCCGGGCTGAACCGCATCATGGGCACGGCCCTGGGCGCCATCATGGGCGCGCTGGCACTGGGCCTTCTCGGCACCCACCCCGCGGCGCTCGGGCTGGAGACGGGCCTGTGCATCCTGGTCTGCGCCTATTTCATCCACCTGCACGAGTCCTTCCGCATGGCCGGAATGACCGCCGCCATCGTCATCCTCATGGGCAACCAGGGCCACTCCATCGCCTGGGTGGCCTCCGCGCGCTTCTTCGAGATCACGGTGGGCGTGTGCGTGGCGCTGTTCTTCACGGCCTTCGTCTGGCCCTCCCGCGCGGGAAGGCAGCTCAAGGCGGGCGTGGTGAGCGCCCTGCACGACGAGGCCGCGCTGTACTCCATCCTGCTCTCCTGCCGTCGCGGGCAGGATTGCGACCCCGGCGAGGAGGCCGCCGCCATCGCCAAGTTGGAGAAGACCCGCGAGCGCAACCACCTCCTGCTGGAGGAGGCCAAGCGTGAGCCCGCCGGGTTGGCCGTGCGCGAGCAGATCACGGTCTCGCTCTTCAACTTCACGGAGCGCATCGCCGAGCATCTGCTCTCCATGGAGCACGCCGTACACCACGACGAGCTGGAGGAGCTGCACGGTTTCGTGGCCCGGGAGATGGACCTGCTGGCCCAGACCACCATCACGGCTATGACCCGCCTGGCCCTGGCCATCGGTGCGGACAGGCACCCCGGCCCTGTGGACGACGTGCTCCGGGCCATAGCCGAGGCCGAGGACGCCCTCTCCCGCCTGCGCATGGAGCGGGTGCTGCCCGGCTATACGCTGGAGGTGGTGATGCGCTTCTTCAGCTATTACTACAATATGCGCGAGGTCGCCGTGGAGCTGGCCGGCATGGCCGGGCGCGCGGCCCTGCTGGACGAGCGTTGA